ATGGACACCCTGGAGCTTCTCAGACAGGTTAAGGAGGGTAAGATCAGCCCCGAGGACGCTGAGCGTCAGCTGCGCATGCAGCCCTTCGTCGACCTCGGTTACGCCAAGGCGGACACCCACCGCAAGATCCGTCAGGGCTCCACCGAGGTCATCTACGGAGCGGGCAAGACCCCCGAACAGGCCGTCGGCATCGTCTCCGCACTGAAAGACGGCGGTTCCGCATGCGTCCTGGTCACCCGCTGCGATGAAACCATGGCAGCCGCATTGGGGAATGCGTTCGGGGATTCCGTCTATTACCCGGATGCCAGGATCTGCACCGTAGGGGCCGCACCTGCCCCGTCTCCCAACAGTTTCGTATGCATCGTATCCGCAGGCACCAGCGACCTGCCGGTGGCAGAAGAGGCCGCGGTCACCGCGGAATCCCTGGGAAGCAGGGTCGAGAGGGTATACGACGTCGGAGTCTCCGGTATCCACCGCCTGTTCGCAAAGGCCGATGTGATCATGAAGGCCCGTGCGGTCGTCGTGGTGGCAGGCATGGAGGGCGCTCTCCCCAGTGTCGTGGGAGGATTGGTCAACGTCCCGGTCATCGCCGTACCCACCTCGGTGGGATACGGGGCATCGTTCGGCGGCATCACCGCTCTGCTCTCGATGATGGACTCGTGTGCATCCGATGTCAGCGTGGTCAACATCGACAACGGTTTCGGAGCAGGATACATCGCAAACATGATAGACAGAAGGAGTGCACCGTTATGAGGACGATTTATCTGCAATGTAACGCGGGTGCATCCGGCGACATGATCGTCGGCGCCCTGGCAGGACTGCTCGACGACCCGCAGGAATTCGTATCCATGATCGATTCCGCAGGTATCCCCGGACTCACCCTCACCCTTGAGAAGGGGGAGATGTCCGCCATCACCGGAAACAGGGTGCATTTCTTCATCGAAGGAGAGGAGGAAGGTCACGGACACCACCATCACCACACCCCTGTCTCCGACGTTCTGGGTCTTATCAAAAGACTCAATGTCTCCGACCGTGTGAAGAATGACGCATGTGCCATCTACGGCATCATCGCCGAGGCGGAGGCCAAGGTCCACGGCAAACCCGTCGACATGGTCCACTTCCATGAGGTCGGTGCACTCGATGCTGTTGCCGACGTGGTGGGCACCTGCATGCTGATAGAGCGCCTGTCTCCCGAGAGGATAGTATCATCGCCTCTCCGCACCGGTTTCGGCGAGGTCCACTGCGCACATGGTATCCTTCCTGTCCCCGCACCCGCCACCGCTAACATATTGGTAGGGATACCTGCCTATGCAGGCGACGAGGAGGGGGAGTTCTGCACTCCCACTGGGGCGGCCATCGTGAAGTATTTCGCGGACAGCTTCGGACCGATGCCCATGATCACCGTCGGGCGTATCGGATGCGGACTCGGCTCCAAGGTATTCAGGACTGCCAACATCCTGAGGGCATTCTCGGGCGAGACCGACACGGGAACGGAACGTATCAAGGAGATCACCTGCAACGTCGATGACATGACCCCCGAGGA
The sequence above is a segment of the methanogenic archaeon ISO4-H5 genome. Coding sequences within it:
- a CDS encoding NCAIR mutase (PurE)-related protein; protein product: MDTLELLRQVKEGKISPEDAERQLRMQPFVDLGYAKADTHRKIRQGSTEVIYGAGKTPEQAVGIVSALKDGGSACVLVTRCDETMAAALGNAFGDSVYYPDARICTVGAAPAPSPNSFVCIVSAGTSDLPVAEEAAVTAESLGSRVERVYDVGVSGIHRLFAKADVIMKARAVVVVAGMEGALPSVVGGLVNVPVIAVPTSVGYGASFGGITALLSMMDSCASDVSVVNIDNGFGAGYIANMIDRRSAPL